GGGCATAGGGAAAAAGCACGTGCTAGTGGCATTCAGCTATTGAACACTTAGATATAGCTGTGATTTAGTGTTGTAGCAGTGATTTAGTGTTCAAATATCTTTAAATACTGCATTTTTTTGCAAGAATTATAGTTATGTTTAAGTTTATTACAAAAATGTGCAGTGCGTTGGCAATACTGCATAATTTGGATTTTGAACCATTATTTATGCTCTGGTTTTTGTTGGATTAAGGTGGATCTGTCTAGTCCTCAAGTGTCAAATTTTCCAAGTTTTCAGTTGCAAAGCTCTCCTGCAAGTCagacattttaaaatttgtagGTTCTGAGTTCACTGTTGTGATTCTAATAGTTCTACTTTAGAATGATATCCTCACAAGTTAGCAGTTAAATTTATGCACTATACATGTGAGAGTGGTCTATTAGTTTTCATTTGGGATGTGTTTGAATCAATGCAGAACTCTTCTGAAGGTGAAACAACGAGGGATGTTCAATTATCTGTGAAAGAAGCTCTAAGCTCAAAGAAAGGCACTTTATCTGTGAAAGAAGCTCCAGGCTCAAAGAAAGAagcaccaaggagagattcagCCCTTTTTCTAACAGTGATGATGACAATGAAGATGATGCCCTTTTTTATTCAGGAATGCGCCAGCAAATAATTCAAAAGGGAAAGGAGCTTGGTGATCTTCCACCTAAGCTAAAGCAAAATGGTACCGTGACACTTTACAGTACATTTTCATATGATGAATTTTCACAACATTAACATgtctattttctttgtttttcaaaacaatatatttcttttgtcTAGATTTCAAAAGGGAAAGGAGCCATCAAATGAACGATGATGACCGATTAGTTAAAACAAGGATGCGTTGAAGGATGAAGCAAAAACTTTCTACAATTATTTGTTTCACTTTTATCTTCTGTTTGTGTACTTGTACAAGTTGacctgttttttcttctacaTATACAGTGTAGTTGCTTCTTTTAATCCTTTTCTTCTGGTTTATTTGGTTTAAGCTAAACTTGAAAAGCTTAGAAAGGCCCTCTCTACGAAGGCAGATGCCTCAAACAGCGAATCTGGAGTTGCTGAAAATGAGGATTTGTCTGACTGTGGCACTATCTGGCTAACATTTGCACCTGAACGTGGCAAGGTAAGCTTCAGTGTGAATTCTATTCATTTCTTTGAACAGTTATGGAAACCACATGAcctgatattattttatgttttcaaattggTAAAAATACCCAGAGTGAAATTAAAGATGACAAAATTCCTGTCAATGTATTCTTAGACCTACTAGTTGAGTTACAAAACAATGCAAATCAtcctaaaaacattaaatagttGATATTTGTATCTTCTGTAAACAAGAACCTTGAAGTCCTCAGCACATGCAACATGTAGGTTTATATTCGAAGGCAAAAACCATGATCATGTTAGTAATTATTGAAATAGAACCgctcttctttttaaaaacctTATCAATTTATTCACAACATGTAGGGAAGTTCTTTATTGTGATTATAACAGGATGGTATGTCTCGCAAAGAGGATCAAATGACTATGTTGTGCATGACCCTCTTCTGGAGAAGGGGAAAGAGAAATTTAACCAGATGCGCCAAGCAAAAGAGACGAGAACAGGAATGGGCTGGCAAACCCCTTGCTTAGACTCGTCTATGAAATATGCAAGCTTATCGTTTTCTCAGGCATGATGTGATTGACGAGTTGGTTAACTTGCCTCCTGTCTTTGCTTATAGTTGACATCAGATAATTCACTGATGCTGACCAGAGTCGCAGTAAATTGTGGAAGCTGGTTGCTGGAGGTGCATTGTTGACCTACATTTGTTCTCAGAAGTCTAGGTTCACTGGATGGGCCAACTTCTTTACCTGGAAACAATGCTTCAAGGAAGCCACCTCGTGCTATAATCTTCGGTAATTAGTCTTCTTAATTGCTGTTTCtcgcctctctttttttaacttacACCTTAGAGGTAACAGCACTAACTGTTGTACATCTGTTAAATATGTGAtaattagattggatttgaaaaCAATTACTTGTATGAACAATCAGTGATTTGGTCAATTGATGCAATGTTTTTTGATATGAACCAACCCCACTAATAAAACCCATGAACTTTTCAAATGTTTGACGTTGGAATGATAGTGGACGAGGCATCTTCTGTTTTACCTCTGGGAACAGGAATGCAAAGTCTTTCTAGTTTAGACTAGTTGAACAGCGAAATGCAcatgttgttgttgatgttcAACAAATCACTTTGCTAGGCCTGACCTCgagttttaattttcatctgTAGAGGACCGGCCAAAATCGATATTGCTCATTCCATCAGATTCAAACTGGCGACCACCACGTAAAACATGTACTGGAATCTCGTTGGAAGTTGGACCTGGTAACTCTCTAGAAGTCTCTCGAGTCAATTTCATATAGCCATTCAACTTAGTGTAATTTTGGCAAAACAGCGAAAGGCGATCAGCTGGTGTTAACTTTCTCGTCTCGAACATGGCAGCTTTACTACAAGAAAAAATGACACCGTCCTCTGTATTCCTCCCCCAACTGTTAGCACATTGCTAGTGGTCTGGTCAAAAATGGTGTGTAATGTTGAATTGGGCAAGCATGTTTTATCTAGTGCTTCCATGGTCACGAAAATATTATATCCATTTTCAAATCTCAAGAATCCTGACTTGGTCTCCGCCTTTGCCAccgtttttattttgttaggaATTAGCAATTAGCATCGAACACATGTGCGACTCTTGAATACTAAATTGATTATTAGGTTGTGGGTGATGACTTACTTCCCGTTCTTCACATGGACAGGCtggaataatttatgaaatccGCGTAGCTTATAGGACTGTGCAAGGCCtcattctatttgtttttatttcatcgTCTCATCCATCCCGAGCATGATTCTTACAGCTCACTAGAAATGACTTCTTGGTGAGAGATCCAAAGCCATTGCATTTTCAGATGCTtgatttttggatttctttattgtcttttattaaattaaaaataaactataagaTATCATGTTTTCACGGTagatcaaaacacaaaacactATATTGGATCTGCATTGGATAGAATAGTCCTTTTCTATTAATCAAAAAGTTATTTATGAATGGGAAGGGGTaaggtttttatatatttttttatacggTGAGATTATTTAATAAGCAGAAAATTCTAAATCCAGAGCTACGGGCTTTATCATCTATTTCGTTTTAAAATAActcattttatattaaaaaataaaaaaatatataacttatATCCAAGGGCATTGGTGtttttttgcattattattttttttttttgtaataaaccAGTTGATTGAAGGGATCTTTGGCAATTGACttaatatagatattattaaaaaaaacttgttggtATGTAAATTGTCTTTGCACTTTTTGGGTGGCGTGTGAGACATCGTGAGATGGTCAAAATATGGTTTTCAATATGATATTCAAATCATCTCGATTTCTCCTCTGTTTCGGTGCAGCGCGTGTTTCAAATGGATCTCTAGTTCGGCATGTgcagcccttttttttttttcgtcccTCTCTTCTCCTTGATTTTTGTACTAACCTAATGTAAAAGAAGccctttaatttgttatttctttacATTTTGTCCCTaaatactatttgttttatttgagatgatttaagaaattaaatatttttcactttcatccccttttaatttttttatattttaaatttaatactcgttcttttaaatgttatttgtgtttattcGAGAtgcttttaaaaagttttttttgcaatttcattcTCCTTAACTTTTTGTTCTAccaatttgatcttcattattttaattgctatttttttgccTAAgcaatttgtttaaattgattttttttatttcatgtttcaacattaaatttgttgGAGATTGAACATCTTAATTGAGTCTGGGTCTAGGATTTCACAGATTgtgaatttaaaagattaactcGGGTTTAGAAAATTCACCTGAGtttgcttgtttgtttttttttctttttttaagctaatattttttttagtttaatctctccatatttatttaattggagatttgacgctgttatttttttatttgctttatgtatgatttttcattaatcttGGTGATGATTTAAGTTATCccgagtctttttatttatcgttctgggttaaatttagctttttcaataggatttttgtttttcaattaaattaagttaagtgattaaatataagtaaaaaatattcatctcatgatattttatatagtttgttttttggtttgttgATATGACATTACATTCAGTCTCTCTTGGTATCATCATGGAGTCTTTCGTAATGTTTTTTGATCTATCTTGATAAGCTTTTATTATTAGTTGAGCAGTGTTCATGATAAAATATCgatagattttttattgatttttttattttcctccgGAGTATGATATCTACCTACCTAGTGGTCTTTATTTTCTTACTTCCGGGTGAAGTACTCAAGATTCTACCaagttcttttccttttttatgttttcttccgCCATTACTTTtgatatctgttttttttccacaaATAAGGTGTTCTAACCGTGGcaaaggagagaagaaaatccCTCCTAGGGCTACACAAGCACCTTGGCTTTAAGGGCATCTAGACATCGTGGTCAAAGAATTCACCAAAGTACTTGACAAATTTGTATTCGCCTCTGTCCCTGTCATTCATCTACCCTGGCCCTGTTCAAAGAAAGGCCCCATCCATTTGGAGTTGCTGCTGCTTGCacacaaattcaaatttaattggtCCACCACCGACAACTgaaatgcaattttatttttaatcttgaaattaGCTTGCACACACTTGATTAATCTCctaaaatcttgaaattaacgatcaATAATGACCCTGATTAGATTTGCAGCATTCGAACTagtaatatctaaaaaataaatacaaaacctaattaattaaactacacattaaatgtttttttaaaatttttatttttaaaaaatagctctTTGTAAATGCAGATTGATAAAGGACCAACCACATCAGCAACATTCCAGTAAAGCAGCCGGAATCCACAAGAAACCGTGTGAAACCTGAAGTCACAGGCGCGCACCACCCCCGCCCCCAACAGGCCACAAAGTCTAACGTGTAGCGCCTTCCCAAAGCTGTGTCCACACCTAGCCCACGTTTTTTTGTTAGCTATTATAATCTCGTGAAAGATCTAGGGCGCACAATTCATGGCTTTACCGAGGTCTTGCCGTCTCACAAGCACGCTTTATTCCTTCTATTCACAGCACCATCATTATTTTGACAAACAATTCGTTAATAAACAATGGGAATGAATGGGTGCTGCTATGaagttgaataatttgttgGTGAGATCATCATGTAgcccttaaaagaaaagaaaaatatgggtCTAAAGACTAAGACAAAGTGGGTTTGTATTATAAATGACCTAATCTAGAAtcatttggttatttttatccttttatatatatatatatatatatatatatataaaattagggttttaacGCCCGAAAAACTATATTAAACGAGGAAGAAGGAGAAGCCCTAATCTAGTTTTATGGGTGGTCAAaaggattaaattttaaagaattctTGTTCCATTTGATGAAAACCAGTAGTCGTTTATTAGGTGTCTTGCAAATATCTAAAGGGGGAGGCTATGATTAACAGTGAAACACAGCTATATAGCCTTGCCCAGTCAGGGCATGTAAATTTCAATCATGCAAGTGAAAGGGATCTAAACCTAGTATTGTCAGTGTGTTCACACTTTGTCCACACATTTTTTGAAAGCCAGCAGTCGAAGACTGTCCAGTTTCTCTGTCTTTTGTTTCaactcttttccttttttatatgtatGAAAACTCCCTTCTTTACCAAACCAACAACCTCGCTCGAAACTCCCCCCTCATGTTCACCTTTCTTCCATCCTCACTCCGCCAAATGAATGAACCCAATAGCATGATCAGCAACTcaaagaaaaggcaaagaaagGAGGACAGGCAAGGAAATGATAGCGATGGCAACGATTCTTTTGAGCAAGATGgcagagagaagaagaagaaaaacttgaaGGGTATCATCACATCATTGATATTGCTAGAACAACAAGAAAAGAGTGATCAAGAAGAGCAGAGCAAGGCTTCAAACGAAGAGAAGGTATTATTAGAGGCTAACCAcaataaaaggattaaaacgATGGTTGAATACTACGACAAATTCCAAGATTACCACGTCGAAGTTCAAGAAACAGAACGAAGAAAGCGCAAGAATTCAAGGGCAATAGCTGGTGCTTTGGCTGTTTCAACCGTCTCTAATGGCGTGGCTGCCAGGGAAGGAATATTTAAAGATACAAAGCACGGTGGCGGTGGTCAACAAAGACGGTTATGGGTGAAAGATAGAGATAAAGAATGGTGGGATGATTGTAATAGACCAGATTATCCAGAGGAAGACTTCAAGAAGGCTTTTCGAATGAGTAAGTCTACTTTTGATATGATCTGTGAGGAGTTAAATTCAGTTATAGCTAAAGAAGATACTACTTTGCGTAATGCTATTCCTGTTAGGCAAAGAGTTGCTGTTTGTATTTGGAGATTGGCTACTGGCGAACCACTTAGACTTGTATCCAAGAGGTTTGGTTTGGGCATTTCTACTTGCCATAAATTAGTTCTTGAAGTATGTTCAGCTATAAGGAGTGTTTTAATGCCCAAGTATTTGCAGTGGCCCGATGAGGATGGTTTGAGgaagataaaaaatgaatttgaatccATTTCTGGGATACCCAATGCTGTGGGATCTATGTATACTACTCATATACCTATTATAGCTCCAAAGATTAGCGTTGCCGCATATTTTAATAAGAGGCATACAGAGAGGAATCAGAAGACATCCTATTCGATTACTGTTCAAGGTGTTGTTGATCCAAAAGGGATATTTACTGATGTGTGTATTGGCTGGCCTGGTTCGATGCCTGATGATCAGGTGTTGGAGAAGTCTGCTTTATTTCAAAGGGCTAACGGAGGCCTCTTGAAGGATGTTTGGATTGTTGGGACTTCGGGGTACCCATTAATGGATTGGGTTTTGGTGCCTTATGCACAGCAGAATTTGACATGGACTCAGCATGCCTTCAATGAGAAGATTGGGGAGATTCAATTGGTTGCAAAGGATGCCTTTGCGAGGTTGAAAGGGAGGTGGAGTTGCTTGCAGAAAAGAACAGAGGTGAAACTGCAGGACTTGCCAGTGGTGCTTGGGGCATGCTGTGTGCTGCATAATATTTGTGAGATGCAAAATGAGGAAATTGATCCAGAGCTGAGGGTGGAACTTGTTGATGATGAGATGGTTCCTGAGGTTGCTTTGAGATCGGCAACTTCAATGAAAGCTAGGGATGCTATTGCTCATAATCTTCTACATCATTGCCATGCGGGCACCAGATTTCTATAGCCAAAGAGGTGCATTTTGCTCCCGCATgctgtaattattttattttttttgtctgtgTTATGTTGTAGTTGTACTGTAGAACAACTACAGCAGCAGcggcaacagcaacagcaacaccaTTGCAGCTTGTTATCCATCTCAGGTTGTGGAACTGCCTTGCTTTCTCACAAATTTAGCCGATGATACCCACCTCTTTTGTAGGTTTAATTTCTACACAGAAAAAAGATTAGATCAAAGGGACATTATGTAACTTAGTTTCCATACttgtattgaaattaaaaatatgaatgaaattttttaacattttcgcATCTCGGTGGATGTTGTATCGGGAGTCAAAAGTTTATTGTTGAAGATTGAAAATCACCgtctattaatttaaaaaaaattggtttcagAGATTCAAGCAGAtagttaattttagaaaaaaaaaaaaacatcacccttacagtatatttttttttttatgaaatgtcATCTttactatgtatttttttaaaaaattcattattttgattttttttatttttttatttaaaagaaattgatgtcggtttttagaaaataaaattactaaaaagatatatttttgaatttttactaATTCTTTCACAAAAATAAAGAGTCAAAATTAgatcatgaaaaaattaaaatttaattaaacttgagGGTGCAACTCAACTGGTCATGTTTCAGGTTTACTCCTTAGAGGTCACCAGTTCGAGTTTTACAAACCTCAGggtcactggaggtttacatggtcattaactttaggACCCGTGTGGTTAGTTAaggtgcacgcaagctgacctgaatactaatattaataataataaaataaattaattagtggtttgaaaaatagaagaatgGAGACAGCGGCCAAAAATTGTGTTATGACCCTGGCAAATTGATGCGTTTTCTTTATTTGAGATTGAGAGCCCTtttatgatgaatttgaagaaagcCCAAATCTAATTTAGAAGTGGGTATTTGTATTGCAATGAATTGTTTTAGTTAGCTGggtccattaaaaaaaattaattataaactaaacaattGATTTgtgtgtaaataaaataaattaataattatatatatatatattaataactaataataattttttttattaaaattaaatattaaattataatattgagatgaaaatgaatattcagatattagattttatttattgagaagctctttgatttttatttaattatacaataataaaaataattgttagaaaatatataatttaaactcCATTCTAGCataatttcttcttattttaataatatatttttttaacaaaaaaaatatttctttttatcatggattcttaattttataaaaaataaaatgaattagaatatatatatatatatatatatatatatatatatatgtatttctcatttaatattgaaatattaataagtaaattattattaaaatttcatatatcaTGATAATACATgattatttataaatgaattgaatatattatagtaattttttttaatcttcttaaaaacaatgatattatttttaattaggattccacttttctaataaaaaacaataatgattaaaataaaattttattaaaaaaaattaagcagtttgttttgatttgaaatacagagaaaatatatattttttaattttatatatatttttaaaaatatgtattgaggtaatatgtttttattttatgtgtgaTGAaagctaataaaataataaatataataaaaacatgttaaaagtttttttaaaatttgtaaaattaatcttttattttaattgaatatttacgagcaatttattattatatttctttccCTCCCCTAAATAAAAGCACAATCTTTCCCCGTCtcactaaaattaaaaactcttttttccttttcttttagttgttgaGAAAGAGAGAGTGGCTCAGTAGATCGAAATCTTCTATCTTTTGTCCAGTTTGGAGAAGATCTAAGCTTTCTTCAACGGAGTTGCTATAACACCCACTTTCTTCAATCGAAATCCTCAGGCACAGCTGGCTAGCTAGGTAGGGGTCATATCcttcattttcttgttaatcttcAATTCGGAGGTATGTAATTTGACTTCTGATATGAATTGTGTCCGACATTCTTTTGTCTTGAATGTTTCTTATTCTCTAGTCTTTTGTCTTGAATGTTTCTTATTCTCTTTCCGTACTTTGTTCCATTTATCTCAAATTTATTGATAATAGTTTGATGGTTAAGGAGGTTTGctcaatttctttattttttctaaatcaatACTTTGAGGCTAGCACTTAGAAGAATTTATTGAGTTCATTTACATGCACTAGGTCGATGGGAGGAGTGTGCATTTAAGATTGCCGGGAAAAAGTAGTTTTAATTGACACACAAACTGATTCGAGAATACCCTTATCGtcgaataaaagaaaaaagttggaAATGACGGAGTAGACTCTCCTTATTCATCTTTTTGTAATATGGGATACATCTCCTGATAGATGAATACTAGATAAACGGGTGGATGACATTCCGAAGTCCCCTATCCACCCATTTTCAGGCCACATGCCACCGATGTCCTAGCAGCTTCCCGCTGGCAATTTCGACTACTTGCCTAAGTCTATGTTGTATTTACATGATGTCTACATGTTTATGTGTGTTGTGTAATAATTGAAGTGCTGGGTCACGCCATTGAGTGGCTACCTGAGAGTATGATGCTTCTGGGTGAATCTTGAGCTTAAATAAGTTGTTGATCGATGCCTCAAGTTTGTGGATTTATATGATGGCTCATTCGAGGTCTAATGGTTTGGTCTATCGGTGTAATGTTGTGATGAATATGCCTATTCCATTTGAGTGTGATGTGTGCTGTTGTATGAAACAATTTGATATTTAGTTTGTCGTtgtgtttgtttgagatttcatGCTATGGTTTCTCATTTTCATAAAACTTTTCAGAAATCTAAGTTTGAGCTTTGCTTGTCTTggtttgaaatttcaaaaattattccAAATTTATTCGCACTTGTTTGTCATACTCTACtcgttttttgtttctttctaggTTCGCTTGTTACTTTGTCAGCatgcatttgtttttatgtcTTTTGCTAAAATTGTATGCGTGCATTGTACCTAGTCAAATAAATCCTTGAGGGTGATGGCTGATGGTGACATTTTGGACGAGTTCATgtcatatttttattctatttgttTAACTTTGATGTTAGTGTCATCGAGTTTTGAGGCTACCATTTTAGTTCTCTGAAATTTCCCCAGCAGCAACATGGCAACTTCATTGGAGACCTGGTTAAAGGCTAAGCTTTGTCTATTTGCTTTTCAAGAATCAAGTTGTGTTCTTATgctttaatttgtgttttgaatACCTCTTTGTTATGTTTGTTTGCCTAGATTGTACAATGTATGTTTCTTGCTTATCATATTTTGATTTCACTTTTTTTCCCATGTTCAATATTCCTATTTGTGTGATCTTATGTAGACAAGGAAAATGCACGGTCGGCCTCGCAAAGCCCCAAAACCTGAAGATTTAGCTGCCTCCACTGCCAAAGCCGAGAAACTAAGAATCCTCCAATCTCAATTCCTTTTGAATCACCACCAAAAAATGTATTCTCCTTTTTCGTTCTTCACTCTTGTCTTAAGTTGAAAACCCCTATTAAGTGACCCTTTTActgtctccttttctttttctgtacaCAGTTATACGAAGGAAGCATTAGAGCTAAGCTCTAAACTTTTAGAGATCAATCCAGAATGTTACACTGCTTGGAACTATAGAAAACACGCTGTTCAGCACAGTCTTTTTGAGTCCAACTTGGATCCTGACTCTGTTAACTCAATTCTTGATCAAGAACTTCGAGTGgtcatttttctctctcttaaacCTCagattgatttttcattttctattcaATTAAAGTTAAAGAttataattacatatttttagGTAGAGAATGCGTTGAGGCAAAATTTCAAGTCATACGGTGCATGGTATCATCGTAAATGGGTGCTAAATAAAGGGCATTCTTCTACAGAAAATGAGTTGAGGCTTTTGGACAAGCTTCAAAATGTAGATCCTCGGAATTTTCATGCATGGAATTACCGCAGGTGAAGACATGACTtttaggttttataattttctttattgagTTATATgctatttgaagttttttttcttttttttcccagatTCGTAGCGGCATTATTGAATAGATCTGATGAAGATGAACTGAATCACACACAGGATTTTATTGATAAGAATTTTAGTAATTATTCTGCCTGGCACAATCGAAGGTATtctaattagtattttttttttcaaaagctgCAAGTATTATGAAATTGCATCAGATGTTAAAACTGGAATTGCATACCGATTATTTATGAATGCAGGGtattttaacatgtttattTGTATTGCTTATATGAAATAAACACTGAAATTCAGTCCTtgccaaataaaaagaatagtatTTTGAGGAGtttgttttctagttaattGAAGTAACTGTTCGTGGAACATATAGAGATGTCattgttcaaattttcttgCCATTGTTCTTAAACCATGCTCTATGCCGATGTTTTTTACTAGGTATATATACAACATTACATCCTTGTTCTTGTTGGTTTGATTGTGTGCTTACAATTTGAtgtgtctttttttatatgggAAATTTTGTAAGTGTTATTAGCTTAATGTGAGAGTTTTGCAGTGTGCTTGTGTCTAACTTGatgaagaaaaaggttcaaGCATTTTCACCGAAAGATGAGGTCTTGATCAGGGAGTATGAATTGGTTCGCGAAGCTGTTTTTACAGATGAAGATGATCAGAGTGGTTGGTTTTATCATCTTTGGCTACTTGATCAAACTGTTAAAGCTGAGTCTCCTCTGCTAGCTTCTTCATGGCCTGCTCATGGTTCTGAGATCACTCTATCCGGAGATAGGTACCTAGATCTGGGTTCTTCTTCTCCATTCAACACCGACCAATTTGATTCTGGATCGCTTCCACTCATTCTTTACTTCAATCAAGCTGTTGAGGGTGTAAATGCATCAACAGTTACAGTTTCATCTGGGTTAAACGTGAATATGGATGTAATTTGGAAAcctattttatcaaataactcTAAAACTACCCGAGTTTGGGTTGGACAATTGAAGTTTCCTGAGGTGGAGCTTGATTCTGTAGGAGCTTATACCATGGAGGTTACCCTTGGACATTCTCAAGGAATCATTTCTTCCAGTGGTTTTCACTATAGCCATCCTTCTCATTTTTCATTTACGGTGCATGTACAACCTGCCAAAACAGAACCAGTGGAAGGATTAGGTTCAGAGAAAATATCATGGAGAGAtgaaaattttcatatttatgaATCAGATTCTCTGGAGTCTAATTCAGTTCTCCCCTTTAACCACCTAAGTATTAAGAATGAACGTGAGCCAACAGATTCCTCATGGCAAgcaaaaattatagatgaagagATAAGCAACTTTCGTGAATTGTTGGACTGGTAAGCCTGCTTTTTTTGATGGGTAACTACTGTGCTTGGAATAGCTTATATTGCTAAGCCTAATTATTAACTTCTATTTTTTGTAGTAAAATTGGAAAACTGACACTTGCAAGACTGTTGACTGCTCGTGATGCGTTGATGTCTTCTGACAAACCAGTCCATTCTGAAGAAGTTCTTAGACTTTATAGTGAATTAATGAAGTTGGATCCACCGCATTCTCGATTCTACAAGGATGAACACAGCTTGGTTTTATTAGAAAAGGTGAATCTTCCTCTTTGGAGGAGTAATGCACATGAACCATGGCTTCAGTTTTGAAATGCACATAATGTAtcactaaatattttaaattctggAGTGTGAGAAAGTGATATTTTTAAGTCACCCTGTGTATTTGTTCTTGCTGTTAGATTAGCTGAATGAATGGTTAATTACAAGAATGAGATAAAATTACTTGCTGAACGTCATTGGTGTTCTATTAGAGATACAagcttatcttttaaaatttttatgaaagagcgaagtttattgaattttgttttttaattgtaatccACAGGGATCTGGTTATGATAAAACAgttttgagttttaattaatCATTCTATTTTACCCATGATTCTGCAGGTGATTTCTGGTAGGGAGTCTTTACTGAGTTATTGCTTTCGCTATAGGATCTTAACTTCATCAAGCAGTAGCAATCCCATTTGCCTAAGGCTCAATGGATTATCATTATCACGATTGGGGTcttttgagaaattattatGGGTCCAAATGCTAGACCTCAGCCACAATGAGCTCCAATCAattgaa
The Populus nigra chromosome 3, ddPopNigr1.1, whole genome shotgun sequence genome window above contains:
- the LOC133688733 gene encoding protein ALP1-like, whose amino-acid sequence is MYENSLLYQTNNLARNSPLMFTFLPSSLRQMNEPNSMISNSKKRQRKEDRQGNDSDGNDSFEQDGREKKKKNLKGIITSLILLEQQEKSDQEEQSKASNEEKVLLEANHNKRIKTMVEYYDKFQDYHVEVQETERRKRKNSRAIAGALAVSTVSNGVAAREGIFKDTKHGGGGQQRRLWVKDRDKEWWDDCNRPDYPEEDFKKAFRMSKSTFDMICEELNSVIAKEDTTLRNAIPVRQRVAVCIWRLATGEPLRLVSKRFGLGISTCHKLVLEVCSAIRSVLMPKYLQWPDEDGLRKIKNEFESISGIPNAVGSMYTTHIPIIAPKISVAAYFNKRHTERNQKTSYSITVQGVVDPKGIFTDVCIGWPGSMPDDQVLEKSALFQRANGGLLKDVWIVGTSGYPLMDWVLVPYAQQNLTWTQHAFNEKIGEIQLVAKDAFARLKGRWSCLQKRTEVKLQDLPVVLGACCVLHNICEMQNEEIDPELRVELVDDEMVPEVALRSATSMKARDAIAHNLLHHCHAGTRFL
- the LOC133689669 gene encoding geranylgeranyl transferase type-2 subunit alpha 1, whose amino-acid sequence is MHGRPRKAPKPEDLAASTAKAEKLRILQSQFLLNHHQKIYTKEALELSSKLLEINPECYTAWNYRKHAVQHSLFESNLDPDSVNSILDQELRVVENALRQNFKSYGAWYHRKWVLNKGHSSTENELRLLDKLQNVDPRNFHAWNYRRFVAALLNRSDEDELNHTQDFIDKNFSNYSAWHNRSVLVSNLMKKKVQAFSPKDEVLIREYELVREAVFTDEDDQSGWFYHLWLLDQTVKAESPLLASSWPAHGSEITLSGDRYLDLGSSSPFNTDQFDSGSLPLILYFNQAVEGVNASTVTVSSGLNVNMDVIWKPILSNNSKTTRVWVGQLKFPEVELDSVGAYTMEVTLGHSQGIISSSGFHYSHPSHFSFTVHVQPAKTEPVEGLGSEKISWRDENFHIYESDSLESNSVLPFNHLSIKNEREPTDSSWQAKIIDEEISNFRELLDCKIGKLTLARLLTARDALMSSDKPVHSEEVLRLYSELMKLDPPHSRFYKDEHSLVLLEKVISGRESLLSYCFRYRILTSSSSSNPICLRLNGLSLSRLGSFEKLLWVQMLDLSHNELQSIEGLEAMQLLSHLNLSKNKFGSFTSLEPLRHLKSMKVLDLSYNEIGSHSIDTTRYLCSSPLCHSVGSEWDGSETVTDGVSLVSYWEAFFILRGLKLTQIDIAGNAIADEKFTAFLAKVLPALKWLDGVQLN